A region of Micromonospora chokoriensis DNA encodes the following proteins:
- a CDS encoding cellulose binding domain-containing protein encodes MTLSYSILSRPPCGYDPPMTVNLFADREDAEMWRAPVASAVSGTAERNGTVTVDRLTPDTEYWYRFTDAEGRRDPYMFGSARTAPVASCRATATFDARWGSGFVATVTVRNTGSERLDGWRVSWRWSGDERVQSVWGGVAETVGVDVTVRNAAYNGTLAVDGVATFGLVATTSSVPDGLTLSCAR; translated from the coding sequence GTGACCCTCTCCTACTCGATCCTCTCCCGTCCACCGTGCGGCTACGACCCGCCGATGACCGTCAACCTCTTCGCCGACCGCGAGGACGCCGAGATGTGGCGGGCGCCGGTCGCCTCGGCGGTCTCCGGCACGGCCGAGCGCAACGGCACTGTCACCGTCGACCGGCTGACACCCGACACGGAGTACTGGTACCGGTTCACCGACGCCGAGGGCCGACGGGACCCGTACATGTTCGGGTCGGCGCGGACCGCGCCGGTGGCCTCCTGCCGTGCGACGGCCACGTTCGACGCGCGCTGGGGCAGCGGCTTCGTCGCCACGGTCACGGTTCGCAACACCGGGAGTGAGCGACTGGACGGGTGGCGGGTGTCCTGGCGGTGGTCCGGTGACGAGCGCGTGCAGTCGGTCTGGGGCGGTGTGGCCGAGACCGTCGGCGTCGACGTCACGGTCCGCAACGCCGCCTACAACGGAACGCTGGCGGTGGACGGTGTGGCGACGTTCGGTCTGGTCGCGACGACCAGTTCGGTGCCCGACGGGTTGACGCTGAGCTGCGCCCGCTGA
- a CDS encoding SAM-dependent methyltransferase encodes MAGPDPELAAKLQPDVPHAARIWNYWMGGKDNFQSDRAAGDAVAEVYPEIVVMAQQSRVFLVRAVRYLAAEAGIRQFLDIGTGLPTMQNTHAVAQSIAPDSRIVYVDNDPMVLVHARALLANTTTEGVTTYVPADYHDPEKILAEAAQTLDFDQPIAVMFMGVLGYEPNLEVVRSIVERTMAAMPSGSYLVLWDGTDTSPEVVSGAERLAQSGGVPYILRSPEDLDTCFTGLTKVGPGLVPIPLWRAEEPDAVGIDAYGAVARKP; translated from the coding sequence ATGGCCGGTCCGGACCCCGAACTCGCCGCGAAGCTTCAGCCCGACGTGCCGCACGCGGCACGTATCTGGAACTACTGGATGGGCGGGAAGGACAACTTCCAGTCCGACCGGGCGGCCGGCGACGCCGTGGCCGAGGTCTACCCGGAGATCGTCGTCATGGCGCAGCAGTCCCGCGTGTTCCTGGTGCGGGCCGTGCGCTACCTGGCCGCCGAGGCGGGCATCCGGCAGTTCCTGGACATCGGCACCGGCCTGCCCACCATGCAGAACACCCATGCCGTGGCCCAGTCCATCGCGCCGGACTCCCGGATCGTCTACGTCGACAACGACCCGATGGTGCTGGTGCACGCGCGGGCACTGCTGGCCAACACGACCACCGAGGGTGTCACCACCTACGTGCCCGCCGACTACCACGACCCGGAGAAGATCCTCGCCGAGGCGGCGCAGACGCTCGACTTCGACCAGCCCATCGCCGTGATGTTCATGGGCGTACTGGGCTACGAGCCCAACCTCGAGGTGGTGCGCTCGATCGTCGAGCGGACCATGGCCGCGATGCCCTCCGGCAGCTACCTCGTGCTCTGGGACGGCACCGACACCAGCCCCGAGGTGGTCTCCGGGGCCGAACGGCTGGCGCAGAGCGGCGGAGTCCCGTACATCCTGCGCAGCCCGGAGGACCTCGACACCTGCTTCACCGGGCTGACCAAGGTCGGGCCGGGCCTGGTGCCCATCCCGCTGTGGCGGGCGGAGGAGCCCGACGCCGTCGGCATCGACGCGTACGGCGCGGTGGCCCGTAAGCCCTGA
- a CDS encoding response regulator transcription factor → MLVDDQAIVRAGFRVILEDAGDIEVVAEASSGSAAVELARRLQPDVICMDVRMPHGDGLSATRQILADAPGTPPAVLVVTTFDLDEYVFGALESGASGFILKDSEPEDLVEAVRRLANGYGLVDQAVTHRVISEFARRTPAPASDAAAAHQLTARETEIVELLAQGLSNVEIADRLFIETSTVKSHLGRAMAKIGVRDRLQTVVWAYQNGVVRR, encoded by the coding sequence ATGCTCGTCGACGACCAGGCGATCGTCCGCGCCGGCTTCCGGGTGATCCTGGAGGACGCGGGAGACATCGAGGTCGTCGCGGAGGCGTCGAGCGGGTCCGCCGCCGTCGAGCTGGCCCGCCGGTTGCAACCGGACGTCATCTGCATGGACGTCCGGATGCCCCACGGCGACGGGCTCAGCGCGACCCGGCAGATCCTCGCCGACGCGCCGGGCACGCCGCCGGCGGTGCTGGTGGTGACGACGTTCGACCTCGACGAGTACGTCTTCGGCGCGCTGGAGTCCGGTGCCAGCGGGTTCATCCTCAAGGACAGCGAACCGGAGGACCTCGTCGAGGCGGTCCGTCGCCTCGCCAACGGGTACGGGCTGGTCGACCAGGCCGTCACCCACCGGGTCATCTCGGAGTTCGCGAGACGCACCCCCGCTCCGGCCTCGGACGCCGCGGCGGCGCACCAGCTCACCGCCCGGGAGACCGAGATCGTGGAGCTGCTCGCGCAGGGTCTGTCCAACGTCGAGATCGCCGACCGGCTCTTCATCGAGACGAGCACCGTCAAGTCGCACCTGGGGCGCGCCATGGCGAAGATCGGCGTACGGGACCGGTTGCAGACGGTGGTGTGGGCGTACCAGAACGGGGTGGTCCGACGGTGA
- a CDS encoding sensor histidine kinase encodes MRDHTGAEPGTPRLTRWLDARLTRLGVTGVFARDGLLAAVLTVLTFVLLATLFWFAAPEDGVSFDPTRAWLVIAVCGAQTALLCLRRVRPLLCLAVVVGLQLPINGLSLPEVTIRGVAPFVVAYTVGSVLPVRRALLAVGVAVLAESVGAAVVVTPDLLTGVAYVSASALTYAGATFVGGYVATYRRYVELVRLRADEAIREQQAKVQAAIGAERSRMARELHDVAAHHLSGVVVQAAAVERLIDRDPAAAKAGVAWIRSQGKETLDNLRLVVGVLRGRPGHEDGDGAAPVPGLDALDELVGTAGSLSGPVELVREGQPRAVSPIADVALYRIAQESLSNARQHAPEAPVRVALRFLPRSVTLEVVNEPATPRSGPSARTGGVGLVGMRERAQLIGASFAAGPTPAGGWSVTTTLPTNGPVASHPREEATS; translated from the coding sequence ATGAGGGACCACACCGGAGCCGAGCCCGGCACACCACGACTGACGAGGTGGCTCGACGCACGGCTGACCCGGCTCGGAGTGACCGGCGTGTTCGCCCGGGACGGCCTTCTGGCAGCGGTCCTGACCGTCCTGACCTTCGTGCTGCTGGCGACGCTGTTCTGGTTCGCGGCACCGGAGGACGGGGTGTCGTTCGACCCGACGCGGGCCTGGCTGGTCATCGCCGTCTGCGGCGCACAGACGGCGCTGCTGTGCCTGCGTCGGGTCCGGCCACTGCTCTGCCTCGCGGTCGTCGTCGGCCTTCAACTGCCCATCAACGGCCTCTCCCTGCCCGAGGTGACCATCCGGGGCGTCGCGCCGTTCGTCGTGGCGTACACCGTCGGGTCCGTGCTGCCGGTGCGGCGCGCGTTGCTGGCCGTCGGCGTGGCCGTGCTGGCGGAGTCGGTCGGGGCCGCCGTCGTGGTGACCCCCGACCTGCTGACCGGCGTCGCGTACGTCTCGGCGAGCGCCCTGACCTACGCCGGCGCGACGTTCGTCGGCGGTTACGTGGCCACCTACCGGCGCTACGTCGAGCTGGTCCGGCTGCGGGCCGACGAGGCGATCCGCGAGCAGCAGGCGAAGGTCCAGGCGGCCATCGGCGCGGAGCGCTCCCGGATGGCCCGGGAACTGCACGACGTGGCGGCCCACCACCTGTCCGGTGTGGTCGTGCAGGCGGCGGCGGTGGAGCGGTTGATCGACCGTGACCCGGCAGCCGCGAAGGCGGGGGTGGCCTGGATCCGCAGTCAGGGCAAAGAGACCCTGGACAATCTGCGGCTCGTCGTCGGTGTGCTGCGCGGGCGTCCGGGGCACGAGGACGGCGACGGTGCCGCCCCGGTGCCCGGGCTGGACGCGCTCGACGAACTGGTCGGCACGGCGGGCAGCCTCTCCGGGCCGGTCGAACTCGTCCGGGAGGGGCAGCCACGTGCGGTGTCGCCGATCGCCGACGTGGCGCTCTACCGGATCGCGCAGGAGTCGCTCAGCAACGCCCGCCAGCACGCGCCCGAGGCACCGGTACGGGTGGCACTCCGCTTCCTGCCCCGCTCGGTGACGCTGGAGGTGGTGAACGAACCGGCCACCCCACGATCCGGGCCCAGCGCCCGGACCGGCGGCGTCGGGCTGGTGGGCATGCGCGAACGCGCGCAACTGATCGGGGCGTCGTTCGCGGCCGGCCCGACCCCGGCCGGCGGATGGTCGGTCACCACGACGCTGCCGACGAACGGTCCCGTCGCGTCCCACCCGAGGGAAGAGGCCACCAGTTGA
- a CDS encoding serine hydrolase domain-containing protein encodes MLTAMVVVAVTTAGCGASPGHPAPAAGIPAAPAGPGGADPALTGTDVDAWLDGLLPAALDRTGIAGATVAVVHDGTIVTTRGYGYADTGNGGTGATPVDPDRHLFRMGSVSKLVTATAVLQLVQDGKLDLDADVETYLDFDLPRSYEPAVTLRHLLTHTAGFEERIAGLIGTEGSTVDLRKALVTDPPEQIYEPGTVPAYSNYSNALAGYIVERVSGTRFEEYVQRNVLDRAGMPSSTFEQPLPAALRDRMSKGYDTSSAPAAPFEIIGTPPPGAMSAPATDMARFMLAQLGEPVGFAPLLDRPTRELMQRPALDATSLGTLADGPRMTLGFFEEDRNGHRILGHGGDTTYFHSHLQIYPDDRAGIFLSLNSNGSGGLDSHELREAVVHGFADRYFPARAGQPSTGVDAATTATHAQLAAGTYESSRAMRSNFLTVAGLVGRTTVSVADGDRLRFEPGPLSDSPALYEEVAPWVWQEVGGQRTIAMRATDDRVEAISFDSAFTLLPVEPARASAIAVPVLALSTVVLLLTVLAWPVGAIVRRRLGGAPRERAGRTARILSRVAVAGTLLAFAGWVLSIGTIMSLRDVPGPALRGIQALQLVGLLGVLPAGVRLADDVRRHVGWRRIVGSGLILLALVGAGWFAVEFRLLAPSISY; translated from the coding sequence ATGCTGACGGCCATGGTGGTCGTCGCCGTGACCACCGCGGGCTGCGGCGCGTCGCCCGGTCACCCGGCCCCGGCCGCCGGCATCCCGGCAGCCCCCGCCGGACCGGGCGGGGCCGACCCCGCCCTGACCGGCACCGACGTCGACGCCTGGCTCGACGGCCTGCTGCCGGCCGCGCTCGACCGGACCGGCATCGCGGGGGCCACTGTCGCCGTCGTGCACGACGGCACAATCGTCACAACCCGGGGGTACGGGTACGCCGACACCGGTAACGGCGGCACGGGGGCCACACCTGTCGACCCGGACCGGCACCTCTTCCGGATGGGATCGGTGTCGAAGCTCGTCACCGCCACCGCCGTCCTGCAACTCGTGCAGGACGGGAAGCTCGACCTCGACGCCGACGTCGAGACGTACCTCGACTTCGACCTTCCGCGCAGCTACGAGCCGGCGGTGACCCTGCGGCACCTGCTGACCCACACCGCCGGCTTCGAGGAGCGGATCGCCGGCCTCATCGGCACCGAGGGCAGCACCGTCGACCTGCGCAAGGCCCTGGTGACCGACCCGCCGGAGCAGATCTACGAGCCGGGCACGGTCCCGGCGTACTCCAACTACAGCAACGCGCTCGCGGGCTACATCGTCGAGCGCGTCAGCGGGACGCGCTTCGAGGAGTACGTCCAGCGCAACGTCCTGGACCGCGCGGGCATGCCGTCGTCGACCTTCGAGCAGCCCCTACCGGCGGCGCTGCGGGACCGGATGTCCAAGGGGTACGACACGTCCTCCGCACCCGCCGCGCCCTTCGAGATCATCGGTACGCCCCCACCCGGCGCGATGAGCGCCCCGGCGACGGACATGGCGCGGTTCATGCTCGCCCAGCTCGGCGAGCCGGTGGGCTTCGCGCCTCTGCTGGACCGGCCGACCCGGGAGCTGATGCAGCGTCCGGCGCTCGACGCGACGTCGCTGGGCACCCTGGCCGACGGACCCCGGATGACTCTCGGCTTCTTCGAGGAGGACCGCAACGGCCACCGGATCCTCGGCCACGGCGGCGACACCACGTACTTCCACTCACACCTACAGATCTACCCGGACGACCGGGCGGGCATCTTCCTCTCCCTCAACAGCAACGGATCCGGTGGCCTCGACAGCCACGAGCTTCGCGAGGCGGTCGTGCACGGCTTCGCCGACCGCTACTTCCCCGCCCGCGCCGGGCAGCCGAGCACGGGCGTCGACGCGGCGACCACCGCCACGCACGCCCAGCTGGCCGCCGGCACGTACGAGTCCTCGCGGGCGATGCGGAGCAATTTCCTGACGGTGGCCGGTCTGGTCGGCCGGACGACGGTCAGCGTCGCCGACGGCGACCGGCTGCGGTTCGAGCCGGGTCCGCTGTCGGACTCCCCCGCCCTCTACGAGGAGGTCGCGCCGTGGGTCTGGCAGGAGGTCGGCGGGCAGCGCACGATCGCCATGCGGGCCACCGACGACCGGGTCGAGGCGATCAGTTTCGACTCCGCGTTCACGTTGCTGCCCGTCGAGCCCGCCCGCGCCTCGGCGATCGCCGTCCCGGTGCTGGCCCTGTCGACCGTCGTGCTGCTCCTCACCGTCCTGGCCTGGCCGGTCGGCGCGATCGTCCGCCGTCGGCTCGGCGGCGCACCTCGTGAGCGGGCCGGGCGTACCGCGCGGATCCTGAGCCGCGTCGCCGTCGCCGGCACGCTGCTGGCGTTCGCCGGTTGGGTGCTGAGCATCGGCACCATCATGAGCCTGCGGGACGTACCCGGGCCCGCCCTGCGCGGCATCCAGGCGCTGCAACTGGTCGGTCTGCTCGGCGTGCTGCCCGCCGGGGTCCGGCTGGCCGACGACGTCCGACGTCACGTCGGTTGGCGACGGATTGTCGGCAGCGGCCTGATCCTGCTCGCTCTCGTCGGAGCGGGCTGGTTCGCCGTGGAGTTCCGGCTGCTCGCGCCTAGCATCTCCTACTGA
- a CDS encoding serine/threonine-protein kinase — protein MSIPPQVGRYRIAHPVGAGAFATVWLAYDDELRSPVAVKVLADNWSQRADIRGRFRQEARFMRQVDSDHLVRVLDVGELPDGRPYLVMTYAAGGSLADRLADGPMPVREALRVAADIARAVAVLHDNGVLHRDLKPSNVLFDSTAGDRVLVADLGLAKTLAHASGFTVVAGTPAYMAPEQLVPGGGIDVRADVYAIGALTHHMLTGSPPGQPAAPRASAAVERVVRRAMHRDPDRRWPTAAAYAAALEGLLARRRVTVRPPAHRVRRSLAAVGTVAAALVVAGSAVPSTAPHGWTRVGDATGTISVAVPDGWARHLRDRGWNPAVIGLTEERRPGLLVGADLTEWADVDGATPGVFVGVSRTLPATERPTLPDHSGCTEASGRAVTVGALSGAVRRWARCGGAERSFSEVTLAGAGGSVGVYVQVKQTDGADRTDEVLDTLRVDDSLLTQG, from the coding sequence GTGTCCATCCCGCCACAGGTCGGTCGCTACCGCATCGCGCACCCGGTCGGCGCCGGCGCGTTCGCCACCGTCTGGTTGGCGTACGACGACGAGCTGCGGTCGCCGGTGGCGGTGAAGGTGCTCGCCGACAACTGGTCGCAGCGGGCCGACATCCGGGGGCGCTTCCGCCAGGAGGCCCGGTTCATGCGGCAGGTCGACTCCGACCATCTGGTCCGGGTGCTGGACGTCGGTGAGCTGCCCGACGGCCGGCCATACCTGGTGATGACGTACGCCGCGGGCGGCAGTCTCGCCGACCGGCTGGCCGACGGGCCGATGCCAGTGCGCGAGGCGTTGCGCGTCGCCGCCGACATCGCGCGGGCGGTGGCCGTCCTGCACGACAACGGTGTGCTGCACCGCGACCTCAAGCCCTCCAACGTCCTGTTCGACAGCACGGCCGGCGATCGGGTGCTGGTCGCCGACCTGGGGTTGGCCAAGACCCTCGCGCACGCGTCCGGGTTCACAGTGGTGGCCGGCACTCCCGCCTACATGGCCCCCGAGCAGCTCGTTCCCGGCGGGGGGATCGACGTGCGCGCGGACGTGTACGCGATCGGCGCCCTGACGCACCACATGCTCACCGGGTCGCCGCCGGGGCAACCGGCGGCTCCGCGCGCGTCCGCCGCCGTCGAGCGGGTCGTCCGCCGGGCGATGCACCGCGACCCGGACCGCCGTTGGCCGACGGCGGCCGCGTACGCCGCCGCGCTGGAGGGTCTGCTCGCCAGGCGGCGGGTCACGGTCCGACCACCCGCGCACCGCGTCCGCCGGTCCCTCGCCGCCGTCGGCACCGTGGCCGCCGCGCTGGTCGTGGCCGGGTCCGCCGTCCCCTCCACAGCGCCACACGGCTGGACGCGGGTGGGCGACGCGACCGGCACCATCTCGGTGGCCGTGCCGGACGGCTGGGCGCGGCACCTGCGCGACAGGGGTTGGAACCCGGCCGTGATCGGTCTCACCGAGGAGCGCCGTCCGGGCCTGCTCGTCGGGGCGGATCTCACCGAGTGGGCCGACGTCGACGGCGCGACACCCGGTGTCTTCGTCGGTGTGAGCCGCACCCTGCCGGCCACGGAGCGGCCGACGCTGCCCGACCACAGTGGATGCACGGAGGCCTCCGGCCGGGCGGTCACCGTCGGAGCGCTCAGCGGGGCGGTGCGGCGCTGGGCCCGCTGCGGAGGCGCCGAGAGGTCCTTCAGTGAGGTCACCCTGGCCGGCGCGGGAGGCTCCGTCGGCGTGTACGTCCAGGTCAAACAGACCGACGGAGCCGACCGCACCGACGAGGTCCTCGACACGTTGCGGGTGGACGATTCGCTGCTCACGCAAGGCTAG
- a CDS encoding RNA polymerase sigma factor: protein MSGGARVVIGSDTEELARRAASGDRAALDELLAAIGPRVLEQCGRFLPCRQDAEEAAQDALVQVARHIERFEGRSLFTTWLHTVVANCARQTYRSLRRRAAEVPSALLPVDVVDPRTTSVIAGSRLDLLDALDRLEAHRPELVTALVLRDVCQLDYQEIAGQLGIPVGTLKSRIHHARRHVRESLQGG from the coding sequence ATGAGCGGGGGAGCGCGGGTGGTGATCGGATCCGACACCGAGGAGTTGGCCCGGCGGGCGGCGTCCGGCGACCGCGCCGCCCTCGACGAGCTGCTGGCCGCGATCGGTCCACGGGTCCTTGAGCAGTGTGGTCGCTTCCTGCCCTGCCGGCAGGACGCGGAGGAGGCGGCCCAGGACGCATTGGTGCAGGTCGCCAGGCACATCGAGCGGTTCGAGGGCCGGTCGTTGTTCACGACCTGGTTGCACACGGTGGTCGCCAACTGTGCCCGACAGACCTACCGGTCGTTGCGGCGTCGCGCCGCCGAGGTGCCGAGCGCGTTGCTGCCCGTCGACGTGGTCGACCCCCGTACGACGAGCGTCATCGCCGGGTCCCGTCTCGACCTCCTCGACGCGCTGGACCGGCTGGAGGCCCACCGGCCGGAGCTGGTGACGGCGCTCGTGCTCCGCGACGTGTGTCAGCTCGACTACCAGGAGATCGCCGGTCAACTGGGCATCCCGGTCGGCACGCTGAAGTCCCGGATCCATCACGCTCGCCGGCACGTGCGGGAGTCGTTGCAGGGCGGTTGA
- the helR gene encoding RNA polymerase recycling motor ATPase HelR, whose amino-acid sequence MFDLPDRLSPKAAPALIARDERHFAAMAESLAQVTADLTERLDAARRAPGGKGRQAVDRDDEVRRLSARLRALSRYGLDLCLGHVVEAGNPDPVYVGRRGLTDSEGRRLLLDWRSPAAEPFFGATHANPMGLTSRRRYRWTRGRISDYWDEVFTTDGFVGHAAALDDQSAFIASLGSARSSRMRDVLSTIQADQDAIIRAGSAGALVVDGGPGTGKTVVALHRTAYLLYSDPRLGQRRGGVLFVGPHQPYLAYVADVLPSLGEEDVQTCTLTDLVAEGATATVDTDPEVARLKSSARVVEVIDAAVRFYEDPPGTAMTITTDDADIRLSADDWVDAFQAPGPGTPHNEARDEIWEELLTILVDRYDGDLPDDALRASLLRNQALRAAFNGAWPVLDAADVVGDLWSVPAYLRRCAPWLTPQEVRTLQRDDAQAWTVSDLPFLDAARQRLGDPESAGRTGRHDPAAAVEQDHMARVIDELLAADAYDDGEGLLAMLRQPDLHEVLVDTSALSGADPDLLAGPFAHIVVDEAQELTDAQWQMLLARCPSRSFTIVGDRAQARHGFTESWPERLHRVGLDRIDLASLTVNYRTPAEVMAVAEPVIRAVLPDANVPTSIRGNGLPVVRGSVSELRSTLDTWLDTHADGIACVIGDPTFPPTSRVRSLSPEQAKGLEFDLVVLVDPDTFGTGVEGAVDRYVAMTRATQQLVILTSA is encoded by the coding sequence GTGTTCGACCTCCCCGATCGCCTCTCCCCCAAGGCCGCCCCGGCGCTGATCGCCCGCGACGAGCGGCACTTCGCGGCCATGGCGGAGAGCCTCGCGCAGGTGACCGCCGACCTGACCGAACGCCTCGACGCCGCCCGCCGGGCACCCGGCGGTAAGGGTCGGCAGGCGGTGGACCGGGATGACGAGGTCCGCCGGCTGAGCGCCCGCCTGCGGGCGCTCAGCCGCTACGGACTGGACCTGTGCCTCGGGCACGTGGTCGAGGCCGGCAACCCCGATCCGGTGTACGTCGGCCGTCGCGGTCTCACCGACAGCGAGGGCCGGCGGTTGCTGCTCGACTGGCGGTCTCCCGCGGCCGAGCCGTTCTTCGGCGCCACCCACGCCAACCCGATGGGCCTGACGAGCCGCCGCCGGTACCGGTGGACGCGCGGCCGGATCAGCGACTACTGGGACGAGGTCTTCACCACTGACGGGTTCGTGGGCCACGCCGCCGCGCTCGACGACCAGTCCGCGTTCATCGCCAGCCTGGGCAGCGCCCGGTCGAGCCGGATGCGCGACGTGCTCAGCACCATCCAGGCCGACCAGGACGCCATCATCCGGGCCGGGTCGGCGGGCGCGCTCGTCGTGGACGGCGGCCCGGGCACCGGGAAGACCGTCGTCGCCCTGCACCGCACCGCCTACCTGCTCTATTCCGACCCGCGTCTCGGTCAGCGTCGGGGTGGGGTGCTCTTCGTCGGGCCGCACCAGCCCTACCTGGCGTACGTGGCCGACGTCCTGCCCAGCCTCGGCGAGGAGGACGTGCAGACCTGCACCCTGACCGACCTCGTTGCCGAGGGCGCCACGGCTACCGTCGACACCGACCCGGAGGTGGCCCGGCTGAAGTCCTCCGCCCGAGTGGTCGAGGTGATCGACGCGGCGGTCCGGTTCTACGAGGACCCGCCGGGCACAGCGATGACGATCACGACCGACGACGCCGACATCCGGTTGAGCGCGGACGACTGGGTCGACGCGTTCCAGGCGCCCGGGCCGGGCACCCCGCACAACGAGGCCCGCGACGAGATCTGGGAGGAGTTGCTCACGATCCTCGTCGACAGGTACGACGGTGACCTGCCGGACGACGCGCTGCGGGCGTCGCTGCTGCGCAACCAGGCGCTGCGGGCAGCCTTCAACGGTGCCTGGCCCGTGCTCGACGCGGCCGACGTCGTCGGTGACCTGTGGTCGGTGCCCGCGTACCTGCGCAGGTGCGCGCCGTGGCTCACCCCGCAGGAGGTACGCACGCTGCAACGCGACGACGCCCAGGCCTGGACGGTGTCCGACCTGCCGTTCCTGGACGCGGCACGGCAACGGCTCGGCGACCCGGAAAGTGCGGGCCGCACGGGTCGGCACGACCCGGCCGCCGCCGTGGAACAGGATCACATGGCCCGGGTCATCGACGAGCTGCTCGCCGCCGACGCCTACGACGACGGTGAGGGTCTGCTGGCGATGCTGCGCCAACCGGACCTGCACGAGGTCCTGGTCGACACCTCGGCGCTGTCGGGTGCCGATCCGGACCTGCTCGCCGGCCCGTTCGCGCACATCGTCGTGGACGAGGCGCAGGAACTGACCGACGCCCAGTGGCAGATGCTGCTGGCACGCTGCCCGTCGCGCAGTTTCACCATCGTGGGCGACCGCGCCCAGGCCCGGCACGGGTTCACCGAGTCGTGGCCGGAACGCCTGCACCGGGTCGGGCTGGACCGGATCGACCTGGCCTCGCTGACCGTCAACTACCGGACGCCGGCGGAGGTCATGGCGGTGGCCGAGCCGGTGATCCGGGCCGTGCTGCCGGACGCCAACGTGCCGACGTCGATCCGTGGCAACGGGCTGCCCGTCGTCCGGGGATCGGTGTCCGAGTTGAGGTCGACGCTCGACACCTGGCTCGACACGCACGCCGACGGGATCGCCTGCGTGATCGGTGACCCGACGTTCCCGCCGACGTCCCGCGTCCGGTCGCTGAGCCCCGAGCAGGCCAAGGGGCTGGAGTTCGACCTGGTCGTCCTCGTCGACCCGGACACGTTCGGCACCGGCGTCGAAGGGGCTGTCGACCGCTACGTGGCGATGACCCGGGCCACCCAGCAACTCGTGATCCTGACCAGTGCCTGA
- a CDS encoding YccF domain-containing protein → MIRFVLNVLWLVFGGGIVLAVGYGVAALICFVLVVTIPFGVASLRLAVYSLWPFGRTVVPKPGAGVASGLANVLWVVLAGWWLALSHILAGIALCVTIIGIPFGIANFKLVPAAFWPLGREVVDVP, encoded by the coding sequence GTGATTCGCTTCGTACTGAACGTGTTGTGGCTCGTCTTCGGCGGCGGCATCGTGCTCGCGGTCGGGTACGGCGTCGCCGCCCTCATCTGCTTCGTGCTGGTCGTCACCATCCCGTTCGGCGTCGCGTCGCTACGCCTCGCGGTCTACTCGCTGTGGCCCTTCGGCCGCACCGTGGTGCCCAAGCCCGGCGCGGGCGTCGCCTCCGGGTTGGCGAACGTGCTGTGGGTGGTGCTGGCGGGCTGGTGGCTCGCGCTGTCCCACATCCTCGCCGGCATCGCCCTCTGCGTGACGATCATCGGGATCCCGTTCGGCATCGCCAACTTCAAGCTCGTGCCGGCCGCGTTCTGGCCGCTCGGCCGTGAGGTCGTCGACGTTCCCTGA
- a CDS encoding STAS domain-containing protein: MTVVPDEYLMTLICDTCGETIRGTACVLPDAEVVWTLVAEHGWSGSPFATGPHRCPPCSFLPPPRGGNGSCDDHGPGGILGIDHLDDVTVIAATGDIDLDSGDTLRTALRHGAEVGGHVVVDLTRVHLIDSTGLGLLVRAHRDARERGVTLCLAAPSRFIRTVLHTMRLDGAFPIFESLDDALVQLSGLSSPAPAR, encoded by the coding sequence ATGACCGTCGTCCCGGACGAGTACCTGATGACCCTGATCTGCGACACCTGCGGCGAGACCATTCGCGGAACCGCGTGCGTGCTCCCCGACGCCGAGGTCGTCTGGACCCTGGTGGCCGAGCACGGCTGGAGCGGTTCCCCGTTCGCCACCGGCCCGCACCGCTGCCCGCCGTGCAGCTTCCTGCCACCTCCGCGTGGCGGGAACGGGTCGTGCGACGACCACGGCCCCGGCGGCATCCTCGGCATCGACCACCTGGACGACGTGACGGTCATCGCCGCGACCGGCGACATCGACCTCGACAGCGGCGACACGCTGCGCACCGCGCTGCGGCACGGGGCCGAGGTGGGCGGGCACGTCGTCGTCGACCTGACCCGGGTGCACCTCATCGACTCGACCGGGCTCGGTCTGCTCGTCCGCGCCCACCGCGACGCCCGGGAACGCGGCGTCACGCTCTGCCTGGCGGCCCCGTCGCGCTTCATCCGCACCGTCCTGCACACGATGCGCCTGGACGGAGCGTTCCCGATCTTCGAGAGCCTCGACGACGCCCTCGTCCAGTTGTCCGGCCTGAGCAGCCCGGCACCAGCGCGTTGA
- a CDS encoding STAS domain-containing protein — translation MTTPVLPRRYTLPLVEVRVAELDLSCLPEVGAMFDRVLALCPAQVVVDLSDCRHLDAAAIGLLLDVHRRMSRADAVLTVRNPNPRVGRILHIAHLDQVLSIVTDPGVAARTAPGRTRT, via the coding sequence ATGACAACGCCCGTGCTGCCCAGGCGGTACACGCTGCCGCTGGTCGAGGTACGCGTCGCCGAACTCGACCTGTCCTGCCTGCCGGAGGTCGGTGCGATGTTCGACCGGGTGCTGGCCCTGTGCCCCGCGCAGGTCGTTGTCGACCTGTCCGACTGCCGGCATCTCGACGCCGCCGCCATCGGACTACTCCTCGACGTGCACCGACGGATGTCCCGGGCCGACGCGGTGCTCACCGTCCGTAACCCGAACCCTCGGGTCGGGCGCATCCTGCACATCGCCCACCTCGACCAGGTGCTGTCGATCGTCACCGATCCGGGCGTGGCGGCGCGGACCGCACCAGGCCGCACCCGGACGTAG